A region of Paenibacillus thiaminolyticus DNA encodes the following proteins:
- the pdaA gene encoding delta-lactam-biosynthetic de-N-acetylase, translating into MKQLIRIGLALALLVQIHAWPAAADGPAFHFGFKKSVNGQLPSINEEGFKDIVDKHGAVFLGDTSKKVLYLTFDNGYENGYTPRILDTLKEKKVPAAFFVTGHYVKSQPELLKRMVNEGHIIGNHSWSHPDMTTVSNEQIREELDKVKSEVTRVTGQKEMAYLRPPRGIFSDRTLKVTRDMGYTNVFWSLAYMDWDVNAQRGARHAYDKVTSQLHPGAVILLHSISKDNAEALGSIIDAAKQQGYEFLGLDRLQRQPAPAPAPAPAPGPQPKPGT; encoded by the coding sequence ATGAAGCAACTCATCCGTATCGGGCTCGCCCTCGCGCTGCTGGTTCAGATTCACGCCTGGCCGGCGGCCGCAGACGGACCTGCCTTTCATTTTGGATTCAAGAAAAGCGTGAACGGCCAACTGCCGTCCATTAACGAGGAAGGGTTCAAGGATATCGTCGATAAGCACGGGGCGGTCTTCCTTGGGGATACGAGCAAAAAAGTGCTGTATCTCACCTTCGACAATGGCTATGAGAACGGGTATACCCCACGCATTCTGGATACGCTGAAGGAAAAGAAAGTGCCGGCCGCTTTCTTCGTAACGGGTCATTATGTGAAGAGCCAGCCGGAGCTGCTGAAGCGGATGGTCAATGAAGGGCATATCATCGGGAACCATTCCTGGAGCCACCCGGATATGACGACGGTGTCCAACGAACAAATCCGGGAGGAATTAGATAAAGTAAAGTCTGAAGTTACCCGCGTCACCGGCCAAAAGGAAATGGCGTACTTGCGGCCTCCGCGCGGCATTTTCAGTGACCGGACGCTGAAGGTGACCCGCGACATGGGCTACACGAACGTCTTCTGGTCGCTTGCTTACATGGACTGGGATGTGAACGCTCAGAGAGGGGCGCGCCACGCCTATGACAAAGTAACGAGCCAGCTTCACCCGGGAGCGGTCATTCTGCTGCACTCGATCTCGAAGGACAATGCGGAGGCGCTTGGTTCGATCATCGATGCGGCCAAGCAGCAGGGCTACGAATTCCTCGGGCTGGATCGGCTTCAGCGCCAGCCGGCCCCAGCCCCGGCACCGGCACCGGCACCAGGGCCACAGCCAAAGCCGGGAACATAG
- a CDS encoding heavy metal translocating P-type ATPase: MANPSSGTWSRHTLQITGMNCAACAVRIEKALRRMEGTGGVSVNFAVGRASVQLDPARLQLRQVEDRVVQLGFGIRKDTDAGSYLGTDVKGLWLRFTASALLTLPLLWTMFSHYSLTSSVWIPELFFQPWFQLALATPVQFIIGMPFYFGAFHALRNRGANMDVLVALGTSSAYFYSHYLAMKALQSPAAEGQHIPLYFETGSMIITAVLLGKLLEGMARQRTMHAMRGLQEMQADYVHVIRMQRETRIPIEEMRVGDQVVIRPGERIPVDGVIVRGHSAVDESMMTGEGMPADKSAGAQVMSGTMNLNGTLTVEAQRIGSDSTVAQLIRLMDDAQYSKPPIQRLADTIASYFVPVIVAIAVLTFAAWYALLQPGDFGHALGCAVSVLVIACPCAIGLATPISILVGSGRAAQRGILFKEGRFMEQLHQTDVVLLDKTGTLTEGRPELTDILPLGGHSARSLLRWAAAAEQPSEHPISRAIVAAAERQQLIVPEAKRFSRIPGCGIRAEVEGKRLFLGAYARLKLQGIQADGADAGVIAELEREGKTVIGIAVDNRLAGLLAIRDSLRPTSAEAVRQMKRLGLEVMMVTGDQRMTAEAIAREAGIGHITAGVLPQEKVEWMNRLQGKGQTVTMVGDGINDAPALAAADIGIAMGQGSDIAGEAADIHLLHGDLRAIPEAIHISRRTMANIRQNLSFALIYNVIAIPFAVMGWLEPWMAGTAMALSSVSVVGNALRLQRLGRRKRAVS; the protein is encoded by the coding sequence TTGGCGAATCCTTCCTCCGGCACATGGAGTCGGCATACGCTGCAGATTACGGGCATGAACTGCGCCGCCTGTGCGGTTCGAATCGAAAAGGCATTGCGGCGAATGGAGGGGACCGGCGGAGTATCCGTCAATTTCGCTGTCGGACGGGCTTCGGTCCAGCTGGATCCGGCCCGGCTGCAGCTGCGGCAGGTCGAGGACCGAGTCGTGCAGCTTGGCTTCGGCATTCGGAAGGATACGGATGCAGGCTCCTATCTTGGCACGGACGTGAAGGGGCTGTGGCTCCGCTTCACCGCTTCGGCTCTGCTCACGCTGCCCCTGCTCTGGACGATGTTCTCCCACTACTCGCTCACCTCATCGGTATGGATTCCGGAACTGTTCTTCCAGCCCTGGTTCCAGTTGGCTTTGGCTACGCCGGTGCAATTCATCATCGGCATGCCGTTCTACTTCGGCGCGTTCCACGCGCTGCGGAACCGGGGAGCGAACATGGATGTGCTGGTGGCGCTCGGCACCTCCTCGGCCTATTTCTACAGCCATTACTTGGCCATGAAGGCGCTCCAGTCTCCTGCTGCCGAAGGACAGCATATCCCGCTCTATTTCGAGACCGGCTCCATGATCATTACGGCCGTGCTGTTAGGCAAGCTGCTCGAAGGGATGGCCCGCCAACGCACGATGCACGCGATGCGCGGCCTCCAGGAGATGCAGGCGGACTATGTCCATGTCATTCGGATGCAGCGGGAGACACGGATTCCGATAGAGGAGATGCGGGTCGGCGATCAGGTCGTCATTCGCCCCGGGGAGCGGATTCCGGTGGACGGGGTCATCGTGCGCGGGCATTCGGCGGTCGACGAGTCGATGATGACCGGGGAGGGAATGCCAGCCGACAAGAGCGCCGGGGCACAGGTGATGAGCGGGACGATGAACTTGAACGGGACCCTTACCGTGGAAGCGCAGCGGATTGGTTCCGATTCCACGGTGGCGCAGTTAATCCGCCTGATGGATGACGCCCAATATTCGAAGCCGCCGATTCAGCGCCTCGCGGACACGATCGCGAGCTACTTCGTCCCGGTGATCGTCGCCATTGCCGTTCTCACGTTCGCCGCCTGGTATGCGCTGTTGCAGCCCGGCGACTTCGGCCATGCGCTCGGGTGCGCGGTCTCGGTGCTTGTCATTGCCTGTCCGTGCGCCATCGGGCTGGCGACTCCGATCTCGATTCTGGTCGGCTCCGGACGGGCGGCCCAGCGGGGGATTCTGTTCAAGGAAGGCCGCTTCATGGAACAGCTCCATCAGACGGATGTCGTGCTGCTGGACAAGACGGGCACATTGACTGAGGGGAGGCCGGAGCTGACCGATATCCTTCCGCTGGGGGGACATTCGGCACGGAGTCTGCTTCGTTGGGCGGCCGCTGCCGAGCAGCCCTCGGAGCATCCGATCTCGCGCGCAATCGTGGCGGCGGCCGAACGGCAGCAGCTGATCGTGCCCGAGGCGAAGCGCTTCTCCAGGATTCCCGGCTGCGGCATTCGGGCGGAGGTTGAAGGGAAGCGTCTGTTCCTCGGCGCATACGCCAGGCTGAAGCTGCAGGGGATCCAGGCCGATGGCGCGGATGCAGGCGTCATCGCGGAGCTGGAGCGGGAAGGGAAGACGGTCATCGGCATAGCGGTCGATAACCGGCTTGCCGGCTTGCTCGCTATCCGCGATTCGCTGCGCCCGACCTCGGCCGAGGCGGTGCGGCAGATGAAGCGGCTTGGCCTGGAGGTGATGATGGTGACCGGCGATCAGCGCATGACGGCCGAGGCGATAGCGAGAGAGGCCGGGATCGGGCATATCACCGCCGGAGTGCTGCCGCAGGAGAAGGTCGAATGGATGAACCGGCTGCAGGGGAAAGGGCAGACGGTGACGATGGTGGGAGACGGCATCAATGACGCGCCCGCGCTGGCCGCCGCCGACATCGGCATTGCGATGGGGCAGGGGAGCGATATTGCCGGTGAAGCCGCGGATATCCATCTATTGCACGGCGACCTGCGCGCCATCCCGGAGGCGATCCATATTAGCCGCCGGACGATGGCCAATATTCGCCAAAACCTGTCCTTTGCTCTTATTTACAACGTCATCGCCATTCCTTTTGCGGTCATGGGCTGGCTCGAGCCGTGGATGGCCGGAACGGCGATGGCGCTCAGCTCGGTCTCCGTCGTCGGCAACGCCTTGCGTCTGCAGCGCTTGGGCCGGCGCAAGAGGGCGGTCTCGTGA
- a CDS encoding antibiotic biosynthesis monooxygenase: MLVVTNTIRIKAGHGKQVAARFAEAKGVQQMPGFIRLEVWLGEGKEGEEELKVCTVWENEEAFRGWTSSDAFRESHRGGSEAKEYMLGASLNKYEMVVSHNA, from the coding sequence ATGTTGGTCGTTACGAATACGATACGCATTAAGGCAGGTCACGGCAAGCAGGTCGCCGCACGGTTCGCAGAGGCGAAGGGCGTACAGCAAATGCCCGGGTTCATCCGTCTGGAAGTATGGCTGGGCGAAGGCAAGGAAGGCGAAGAAGAACTGAAGGTGTGCACCGTATGGGAGAATGAAGAGGCGTTCCGCGGCTGGACCTCCAGCGACGCCTTCCGCGAATCTCACCGCGGCGGCAGCGAAGCGAAGGAGTATATGCTGGGCGCTTCGTTGAATAAATATGAGATGGTCGTCAGCCATAACGCCTGA
- a CDS encoding MFS transporter: MEETLEKPFKSAPKAGMPYYWKVILVFTLGWVFMYADRTILNPVMPILAQEFGINNAQLGLINSVFFLAYAILQIPAGTLGDRLGRKNVLVPGYILFGLATAFTGIASTFFMLLLARIITGVGEGTYYGPQYALSSEAIPEKVRTIGTAVINSGQAIGISLGYITASTLTLEKGLNWRIPFYIMAIPTIITALLIWFVIKEKPRKFNVEARGADTNKGETRKTSMFSLFKNRNLSLTFIMVFCSLYGFFAILTWLPQYLQTERGYQGSDVGFISSLVPWASIPGALFFGYLSDKFGRRKPLVYILVPIAALSIYLVVYTQSDAAMMFALIVYGLTGKLALDPVLVAFVADNAPKEAYSTAFGLYNFIGMSSSILAPYITGYLVDTTGSMRSGFFLAMVLLFIGLAAMIFTKEKPRTRTA; the protein is encoded by the coding sequence ATGGAAGAAACATTGGAGAAACCGTTCAAGTCGGCTCCAAAGGCTGGAATGCCTTACTATTGGAAGGTTATTCTCGTATTTACGCTCGGCTGGGTATTTATGTATGCCGACCGTACCATTCTCAATCCGGTTATGCCGATTTTGGCGCAGGAATTCGGTATCAATAACGCGCAACTCGGTTTGATCAACAGTGTGTTTTTTCTCGCCTACGCGATTCTGCAGATTCCGGCGGGAACGCTTGGCGACCGGCTGGGACGCAAGAACGTTCTTGTCCCCGGGTATATTCTGTTCGGCCTCGCTACCGCTTTTACCGGGATCGCCAGTACCTTCTTCATGCTTCTCCTTGCCCGAATCATCACCGGGGTGGGCGAAGGGACGTATTACGGTCCGCAATACGCGTTGTCGTCCGAAGCGATTCCCGAAAAAGTGCGTACGATTGGAACGGCGGTCATTAACAGCGGGCAGGCAATCGGCATTTCGCTTGGCTATATTACAGCCAGCACGTTAACGCTGGAGAAGGGTTTGAACTGGAGAATCCCGTTCTACATTATGGCCATTCCGACGATCATCACCGCCCTCTTGATTTGGTTCGTGATTAAGGAGAAGCCTCGGAAGTTTAATGTGGAAGCTCGGGGAGCGGACACGAACAAGGGCGAGACGCGAAAAACATCCATGTTTTCGTTGTTCAAGAACCGCAACCTTTCGCTCACGTTCATCATGGTATTCTGCTCGCTCTACGGATTTTTCGCGATTCTCACCTGGCTCCCGCAGTATTTGCAGACCGAGCGAGGCTATCAGGGCAGCGATGTCGGCTTCATCTCTTCGCTCGTTCCATGGGCGTCTATTCCCGGAGCTCTTTTCTTCGGGTATTTATCAGACAAGTTCGGAAGACGGAAACCCCTGGTTTATATTTTGGTGCCAATTGCTGCCCTGTCCATCTATCTGGTTGTGTACACACAAAGCGACGCAGCGATGATGTTCGCCTTAATCGTCTACGGTCTAACCGGGAAGCTGGCGCTGGACCCCGTGCTCGTTGCCTTTGTAGCGGACAACGCACCTAAGGAAGCGTACAGCACCGCGTTCGGTCTCTACAATTTTATCGGAATGAGCTCCTCCATTCTCGCTCCTTACATTACGGGGTATTTGGTGGATACCACCGGCAGCATGCGGTCCGGTTTTTTCCTGGCCATGGTTCTGCTGTTTATCGGTCTGGCTGCGATGATTTTTACCAAAGAAAAACCAAGAACGAGAACGGCCTAA
- the fdrA gene encoding acyl-CoA synthetase FdrA, whose product MLKTIIKENVYQDSVSLMLLTNKLSAMEGINRISVMMGTPANLDIFRNTGLYTPELERAKPNDICIVIDTEQTEKVTEVLKEIDSFLKNQALAGAKNNYDKVRTWDRAMQLLSDANLALLSIPGEYVADEAHKALDKGLHVFIFSDNVSEADELALKRKAKEKGLLVMGPDCGTGILAGVPIAFANVISKGNIGIVGASGTGIQEVSTIIDRLGGGVSHAIGTGGRDLSESIGALTMLDGIAALEADAATELIVVISKPPAPEVKKKVTAFLHSLSKPSVAIFTGEKPLEPEGNVHYAYTLEDTAVMAVQLAYGSTTASPGTQGTGAEGGHALQSGQSYIKGLYSGGTLATEAAMLVREAFGIPASLKHEDGYIFKDQGHEIIDLGDDIYTKGRPHPMIDPSTRKELIDKMAKDPETAVILFDVVLGYGSHEDMAGELIPSIRNALTHASGEGRTVYFVCSVCGTDQDPQNYGEQRRKLEEAGIMVGDSNVQAVKKALHLVGKSVPPAYSGAPAVTPHGSANAPEVPEATAKLLSGKPRVINLGLASFADTIHRYEGKVVQFDWRPVAGGNKKLANILSKLK is encoded by the coding sequence GTGCTTAAAACCATTATTAAAGAAAACGTGTATCAGGATTCCGTCAGCTTAATGCTCCTTACGAACAAGCTATCTGCCATGGAAGGCATCAACCGGATCTCGGTCATGATGGGCACCCCCGCCAACCTGGATATATTCCGGAATACCGGCTTGTATACACCGGAGCTGGAGCGGGCCAAGCCCAATGATATCTGTATCGTAATCGATACAGAGCAGACGGAGAAAGTGACGGAAGTGTTGAAGGAAATCGATTCTTTTCTGAAAAATCAAGCGCTGGCAGGCGCTAAAAACAATTATGACAAAGTCCGCACGTGGGACCGGGCCATGCAATTGCTGTCTGATGCCAATCTCGCGCTTTTGTCTATTCCGGGCGAATATGTCGCGGACGAGGCGCATAAAGCGTTGGACAAAGGGCTACACGTTTTTATTTTTAGCGACAACGTGTCCGAGGCGGATGAGCTGGCACTGAAACGGAAAGCGAAAGAGAAAGGGTTGCTCGTAATGGGACCCGACTGCGGGACAGGGATATTGGCCGGAGTTCCGATCGCCTTCGCGAATGTAATCAGCAAGGGGAACATCGGTATCGTCGGCGCATCCGGAACGGGCATTCAGGAGGTATCCACCATTATCGACCGCTTGGGCGGCGGGGTTAGCCATGCCATCGGCACGGGCGGCCGCGACCTGAGCGAGTCGATCGGCGCCTTGACGATGTTGGACGGCATTGCTGCGTTGGAGGCTGATGCGGCTACCGAGTTGATCGTCGTGATTTCGAAGCCTCCTGCCCCTGAGGTCAAGAAAAAAGTGACGGCGTTCCTGCATTCTCTGTCCAAGCCGTCCGTTGCCATCTTCACGGGAGAGAAGCCGTTGGAGCCGGAAGGCAACGTTCATTATGCTTACACTTTGGAGGACACGGCGGTAATGGCCGTTCAGCTCGCCTATGGGAGCACGACCGCATCCCCCGGCACACAAGGGACCGGCGCGGAAGGGGGCCATGCATTACAGTCCGGACAGTCCTATATTAAAGGCTTGTATTCTGGAGGCACGCTGGCGACAGAAGCCGCCATGCTCGTACGGGAGGCGTTCGGCATACCGGCTTCACTGAAGCATGAGGACGGCTATATTTTCAAAGATCAAGGACATGAGATTATTGACTTGGGTGACGATATCTACACGAAAGGCCGTCCGCATCCCATGATCGATCCGTCTACTCGCAAGGAATTGATCGACAAGATGGCAAAAGATCCTGAAACGGCGGTTATTTTGTTCGACGTCGTATTAGGTTACGGTTCCCATGAAGATATGGCCGGGGAACTGATTCCTTCCATTCGGAACGCACTCACTCACGCCTCCGGGGAAGGCAGAACCGTATACTTCGTGTGCTCCGTCTGCGGGACGGATCAAGATCCGCAAAATTATGGGGAGCAGAGACGAAAGCTTGAAGAGGCCGGCATAATGGTCGGGGATAGCAACGTACAGGCTGTCAAGAAGGCGCTGCATCTCGTCGGCAAATCGGTGCCCCCCGCCTATTCCGGTGCGCCTGCGGTCACTCCGCATGGTTCGGCCAACGCGCCTGAGGTGCCGGAAGCGACGGCCAAGCTGTTATCCGGCAAGCCGCGCGTGATCAATCTCGGTCTGGCAAGCTTTGCGGACACGATCCATCGGTATGAAGGGAAAGTTGTTCAATTCGACTGGCGTCCGGTTGCGGGAGGCAATAAAAAGCTAGCCAATATTTTGTCTAAATTAAAATAA
- a CDS encoding sulfite exporter TauE/SafE family protein produces the protein MSGESLWLVAVTGLLSAPHCIGMCGGIVMNFAWNAKGSALAAVLAYNAGRVLTYTAMGAAMGAAGSFLELTGSWAGLRGLASMLGGLLILLWAYRRVALPLERLSPARIPLVRRWMERLRGSGDLRAVLASGLLFGFIPCGLTYAMQINAAASGSAPGGGMIMAVFGLATFPSLLAVGLFAAAIKRSIRARLVKAGQIVAAVIGVLCIMRGLSANGWIPALHPWLW, from the coding sequence GTGAGCGGAGAGAGCCTCTGGCTCGTTGCCGTCACGGGCTTGCTGAGCGCTCCGCACTGCATCGGAATGTGCGGCGGCATCGTGATGAACTTCGCCTGGAATGCGAAGGGATCGGCCTTGGCGGCGGTGCTCGCCTATAATGCGGGGCGGGTGTTGACCTACACCGCGATGGGAGCGGCGATGGGAGCCGCCGGAAGCTTCCTCGAATTGACGGGAAGCTGGGCGGGGTTGCGGGGCTTGGCTAGTATGCTGGGCGGCCTGCTCATCCTGCTGTGGGCGTACCGCCGCGTGGCGCTGCCCTTGGAGCGGTTAAGCCCGGCCCGGATTCCGCTCGTCCGCCGCTGGATGGAGCGGCTGCGGGGAAGCGGGGATCTCCGGGCCGTACTGGCGAGCGGGCTGCTGTTCGGCTTCATCCCGTGCGGCTTGACCTACGCGATGCAGATCAATGCGGCGGCCAGCGGCAGCGCCCCCGGAGGCGGAATGATTATGGCCGTCTTCGGCCTCGCGACCTTCCCGTCCCTGCTGGCCGTAGGCTTGTTCGCAGCCGCGATCAAGCGCTCTATTCGCGCCCGGCTCGTGAAGGCTGGGCAGATCGTGGCCGCCGTGATCGGCGTCCTGTGCATTATGCGCGGGCTGTCCGCGAACGGCTGGATTCCGGCGCTCCATCCGTGGCTGTGGTAA
- a CDS encoding FixH family protein — translation MSVKKRYALYASALLASLLLAAVGYAWKSAAVFEPVTRAELGTVQAQIGLAANPAAVLQRNELRVTLQAADGAPVRDARIAVELVMPDMLCGTFQVKLEQTGPGLYTGEAVPLMPGTWQAEASFELDGGTFTAVHRFEAVR, via the coding sequence ATGTCCGTCAAGAAGAGATATGCCCTCTATGCTTCGGCGCTGCTCGCGTCCCTGCTGCTCGCCGCCGTCGGCTACGCTTGGAAAAGCGCCGCCGTATTCGAGCCGGTGACCCGCGCGGAGCTGGGGACTGTCCAGGCGCAGATCGGGCTGGCGGCGAACCCGGCGGCGGTCCTGCAGCGGAATGAGCTGCGGGTTACGCTTCAGGCTGCGGATGGAGCGCCTGTCCGCGATGCCCGGATCGCGGTTGAACTCGTCATGCCCGATATGCTCTGCGGCACGTTCCAAGTGAAGCTGGAGCAGACAGGGCCGGGCCTCTACACGGGCGAAGCGGTTCCGCTCATGCCGGGAACCTGGCAGGCCGAAGCATCGTTCGAGCTGGATGGCGGGACGTTCACGGCCGTACACCGGTTCGAGGCGGTGCGCTAG
- a CDS encoding Gfo/Idh/MocA family protein — MIRVAMVSFWHVHANDYASQAEEHPDTEIVAVWDEIPKRGRKEAEARGIPFYESLDELLKQDGIDAVIVDTPTNLHRDVMVKAAAAGKHIFTEKVVAATLHEANEIVDAAKKAGIVLTVSLPRLNDGYTEAIQQVLTEGLLGKLTLVRVRLSHNGALAGWLPEHFFDAEQCQGGALIDLGCHPMYLTRLLLGEPERVSAHYGYVTGKDVEDNAVAVLQYDNGALGLVEAGFVNSCSPFTIELQGTDGTLLYGTPESRLLVRSSRLEAQGGSGWVERGIPANRPSAFHQWVSHIQQGTTADANIHMALELTRLMEAANLSVRHSRPIRLDELQP, encoded by the coding sequence ATGATTAGAGTAGCGATGGTCAGCTTCTGGCACGTGCATGCCAATGATTATGCCAGCCAGGCGGAAGAGCATCCGGATACGGAGATTGTGGCCGTGTGGGACGAGATTCCCAAACGTGGCCGGAAGGAAGCAGAGGCGCGCGGTATCCCGTTCTATGAATCGCTGGACGAGCTGCTGAAGCAAGACGGCATCGACGCCGTCATCGTGGACACGCCGACCAATCTGCATCGCGATGTGATGGTGAAGGCGGCAGCCGCAGGCAAGCATATTTTCACGGAAAAGGTCGTGGCGGCGACACTCCATGAAGCCAATGAAATCGTGGACGCAGCGAAGAAGGCCGGCATCGTCCTGACCGTCTCGCTCCCGCGGCTGAATGACGGCTACACCGAGGCGATTCAACAAGTGCTGACAGAGGGGCTGCTCGGGAAGCTGACGCTCGTTCGAGTCCGCCTGTCCCATAACGGAGCGCTTGCCGGCTGGCTGCCGGAGCATTTTTTCGATGCCGAGCAATGTCAAGGCGGAGCGCTGATTGATCTGGGCTGCCATCCGATGTATTTGACGCGGCTGCTCCTGGGCGAGCCGGAGCGGGTCAGCGCCCACTATGGCTATGTCACCGGCAAGGACGTCGAAGATAATGCCGTCGCCGTGCTTCAATATGATAACGGCGCCCTCGGGCTCGTGGAAGCAGGCTTCGTGAACAGCTGCTCCCCGTTCACTATCGAGCTGCAAGGCACCGATGGAACGCTGCTGTACGGCACGCCGGAGAGCCGGCTGCTCGTGCGCAGCAGCCGCTTGGAAGCACAGGGCGGCAGCGGCTGGGTCGAACGCGGCATACCAGCCAACCGGCCAAGCGCCTTCCATCAATGGGTGAGCCATATTCAGCAAGGGACGACCGCCGATGCCAACATACATATGGCCCTCGAGCTGACGCGGTTGATGGAAGCAGCCAATCTGTCGGTCCGGCATAGCCGGCCGATCCGTCTGGACGAGCTTCAGCCCTAA
- the rpiA gene encoding ribose-5-phosphate isomerase RpiA: MEAKRSAAEEAVKFIREGMSVGLGTGSTAYWAIRAIGARVSEGLRIQAVATSEATERLARECGIPLLDRLIGLDVTIDGADEVDGRLNAIKGGGGALLREKLVAAASRKLILIVDDSKCVDRLGCFPLPVEIVPFGAELTMSQIGRLGCRPVLREKEGRPFVTDNGNFIADCAFGRIEQPEELQLRLKRITGVVDHGLFLGMADKLIIGHASGAVSVREREEKDTTKGREI, from the coding sequence ATGGAAGCGAAGCGATCGGCTGCCGAAGAGGCGGTGAAGTTCATCCGGGAGGGGATGAGCGTGGGACTCGGCACCGGCAGCACGGCCTACTGGGCGATTCGCGCGATCGGCGCCCGGGTGTCGGAAGGGCTGCGCATCCAAGCGGTAGCCACCTCGGAGGCGACGGAACGGTTGGCGCGGGAATGCGGCATTCCGCTGCTGGACAGGCTGATCGGCCTTGACGTGACCATTGACGGGGCGGACGAAGTCGATGGCCGATTGAATGCGATCAAGGGAGGGGGCGGCGCGCTGCTGCGCGAGAAGCTGGTTGCGGCCGCGAGCCGGAAGCTGATTCTCATCGTGGACGACAGCAAGTGCGTCGATAGGCTCGGCTGCTTCCCGCTTCCGGTCGAGATCGTCCCGTTCGGAGCGGAGCTGACGATGAGCCAGATCGGCCGGCTCGGCTGCCGTCCCGTTCTTCGTGAGAAGGAAGGGCGCCCGTTCGTGACGGACAACGGCAACTTCATCGCGGATTGCGCATTCGGACGCATCGAGCAGCCGGAAGAGCTGCAGCTTCGGCTGAAGCGGATTACCGGCGTCGTCGATCACGGGTTGTTCCTCGGTATGGCGGACAAGCTGATCATCGGGCACGCCAGCGGCGCAGTCAGCGTGCGGGAGCGCGAAGAGAAAGATACGACAAAGGGGAGAGAGATATGA
- a CDS encoding AI-2E family transporter encodes MQMLRDFFKGPGARRIVTLLFLIVLLLSVRSILNLILLTFILTFLIDRLHTFIYSRLRKYVRIDFRVTVILLYAALLSILGAGTYNFLPKVIAQINQLVKIIIKFYNESVIYNDSVVYDNPLMRYIMESLQKIDLASYLDQGFGFLVKSITDISQWGTHLVIALVLSLFFNLDKKRVHAFTNKFRDSKVGPFYNELEYFGRKFLFSFGKVIEAQFLIALVNSILSTLALWAMGFPSLFGLAIMIFVLGLIPVMGVIISLIPLSAIAFSVGGLSKVVMVIIMIIVVHAIESYILNPKLMSSKVHLPIFYTFAILIVSEHFMGVWGLLLGIPIFMFLLDLLEVNVFSKQPKGKAEQDQEKTKA; translated from the coding sequence ATGCAGATGTTGAGAGATTTTTTCAAAGGACCGGGCGCGAGAAGGATAGTAACCCTTCTCTTTCTTATTGTCCTGCTATTATCGGTGAGAAGCATTCTTAATCTTATTTTGCTCACTTTCATTTTAACCTTCCTGATCGACCGGCTTCACACCTTTATCTATTCGCGTCTTCGGAAGTATGTCCGCATCGATTTCCGCGTGACCGTTATTCTTCTCTATGCGGCGCTGTTATCTATTCTCGGGGCGGGAACCTATAACTTTTTGCCCAAGGTGATCGCCCAGATCAACCAATTGGTCAAAATAATTATCAAGTTCTATAATGAATCGGTTATCTACAATGACTCGGTTGTTTACGACAATCCATTGATGCGGTACATTATGGAGTCGCTGCAGAAGATCGATTTGGCCAGCTACCTGGATCAGGGCTTCGGTTTCCTCGTCAAGTCGATTACCGACATCAGCCAATGGGGCACCCATCTCGTTATCGCGCTCGTGCTGAGTTTATTCTTCAATCTGGACAAAAAGCGAGTTCATGCGTTCACCAACAAATTCAGAGATAGCAAGGTCGGTCCGTTCTATAACGAATTGGAGTACTTCGGCAGAAAGTTCCTCTTCTCCTTCGGGAAAGTCATTGAAGCGCAATTCCTGATCGCGCTCGTCAATAGCATTCTGTCCACGCTGGCCTTGTGGGCTATGGGCTTCCCGTCATTGTTCGGATTGGCTATTATGATCTTCGTGCTCGGTCTCATCCCGGTTATGGGCGTTATCATCTCGCTGATTCCGCTCTCCGCGATCGCCTTCAGCGTCGGCGGGCTGAGCAAGGTGGTCATGGTCATCATCATGATCATCGTCGTTCATGCCATTGAATCGTATATTTTGAATCCGAAGCTCATGTCCTCGAAGGTGCATCTGCCGATATTCTATACCTTTGCTATCCTTATCGTATCCGAGCATTTCATGGGTGTATGGGGGCTGCTTCTCGGCATTCCGATCTTCATGTTCCTGCTGGATCTGCTGGAGGTCAACGTGTTCTCCAAGCAGCCGAAGGGGAAGGCGGAGCAGGATCAGGAGAAGACGAAGGCATGA